A portion of the Streptomyces sp. NBC_01216 genome contains these proteins:
- a CDS encoding zeta toxin family protein, with amino-acid sequence MAQEHPVVVFVAGQAGSGKTLVMDLVHAALGQRGGAVRGGDGYKAPHPHYSTFLAEDVRTAGVRVRPETYRWQAEVEAHPRGRRFDVVAEEALANPAGWLATLAVYRAAGCRVEVVALAVPEAVSQLGVLDRYLRLAHTASRAAPAYAPSGSLRQPHPRDSGGATAWVPRDGLLTPRAAQVPAHSTRCRVRWPTP; translated from the coding sequence GTGGCGCAGGAGCACCCGGTGGTGGTGTTCGTGGCCGGGCAGGCCGGCAGCGGCAAGACGCTGGTGATGGACCTCGTGCACGCCGCCCTCGGCCAGCGGGGCGGTGCGGTGCGGGGGGGGGACGGTTACAAGGCCCCGCACCCGCACTACAGCACCTTCTTGGCCGAGGACGTGCGGACGGCCGGTGTGCGGGTGCGGCCGGAGACCTACCGCTGGCAGGCCGAGGTCGAAGCCCACCCCCGCGGCCGCCGGTTCGACGTGGTGGCGGAGGAGGCCCTGGCCAATCCGGCCGGGTGGCTGGCAACGCTCGCCGTCTACCGCGCGGCCGGCTGCCGGGTCGAGGTGGTGGCCCTGGCCGTGCCGGAGGCTGTTTCCCAGCTCGGTGTGCTGGACCGGTACCTGCGCCTAGCCCACACGGCAAGCCGCGCGGCACCCGCGTACGCCCCCAGCGGTAGCCTCCGGCAGCCGCACCCGCGGGATTCGGGCGGAGCGACCGCATGGGTCCCGCGGGACGGACTTCTCACCCCTCGCGCAGCGCAGGTCCCAGCGCATTCAACCAGGTGCCGCGTACGGTGGCCCACTCCCTGA
- the ltrA gene encoding group II intron reverse transcriptase/maturase, which yields MTRMIPKPGTAKRRRLGIPTVRDRVVQASLKLVLEPIFEADFLPCSYGFRPKRRAHDALAEAHHFAKNSYEWMVEGDIEACFDSIDHTALMGRVRRRVGDRRVLDLVKAFLKAGILTEGGQSKDTDTGTPQGGILSPLLANIALSVLDEFIAAGPGGPNSTQGQRARRRRQELPNYRLFRYADDFLIAVTGTREQAEDIRTQVAKVLAPMGLRLSVEKTAITHIDEGLDFLGWRLQRHRKRGTQKHYVYLYPSKKALQAVKEKVKTLCRQDTNLPLAVVLHQLNPVLRGWTAYFRHGVSSATFQYLSAFTWRQVFGWLRRKNRRSNWKILRRRYCAGRWWPADDEVVLFRCAKVRTNRYLYRGNKIPSPWPSGSMMTAVA from the coding sequence ATGACCCGGATGATCCCCAAGCCAGGAACGGCCAAGCGCCGTCGGCTGGGGATTCCGACCGTGCGGGACCGGGTGGTCCAGGCGTCCCTGAAGCTGGTACTGGAGCCGATCTTCGAGGCGGATTTCCTTCCGTGCTCCTACGGGTTCCGCCCGAAGCGCCGGGCTCATGACGCGCTCGCCGAGGCACACCACTTCGCCAAGAACTCCTATGAGTGGATGGTGGAGGGGGACATCGAGGCGTGCTTCGACTCGATTGACCACACGGCCCTGATGGGCCGGGTGCGCCGCCGAGTCGGAGACCGGCGCGTTCTTGACCTGGTGAAGGCGTTCTTGAAGGCGGGCATCCTTACGGAAGGCGGTCAGTCCAAGGACACCGATACCGGCACTCCGCAGGGTGGAATCCTCTCGCCGCTGCTGGCCAACATCGCCCTGTCCGTCCTCGATGAGTTCATCGCGGCAGGTCCGGGCGGGCCGAACTCCACACAAGGCCAGCGGGCCCGGCGACGTCGGCAGGAGCTGCCCAACTACCGGCTCTTCCGGTACGCGGACGACTTTCTGATCGCCGTGACCGGGACCCGCGAGCAGGCCGAGGACATACGCACCCAGGTGGCGAAAGTGCTCGCCCCGATGGGTCTGCGACTGTCTGTGGAGAAGACGGCGATCACCCATATCGACGAGGGGCTGGACTTCCTCGGGTGGCGCCTCCAGCGCCACCGCAAACGAGGAACCCAGAAGCACTACGTCTACCTCTACCCCTCCAAGAAGGCCCTCCAGGCCGTCAAGGAGAAGGTCAAGACGCTGTGTCGACAGGACACGAACCTGCCGCTGGCAGTCGTGCTGCACCAGCTCAATCCGGTGCTGCGGGGCTGGACGGCGTACTTCCGGCACGGGGTGTCGTCCGCGACCTTCCAATACCTGTCGGCCTTCACCTGGCGCCAGGTCTTCGGATGGCTGCGGCGCAAGAACCGCCGGTCCAACTGGAAGATTCTGCGCCGTCGCTACTGCGCGGGCCGATGGTGGCCCGCCGATGATGAGGTGGTCTTGTTCAGGTGCGCGAAGGTGCGGACCAACCGCTACTTGTATCGCGGAAACAAGATCCCCTCGCCTTGGCCCAGCGGGAGCATGATGACAGCGGTCGCCTGA
- a CDS encoding ParB/RepB/Spo0J family partition protein encodes MATKKPWADLLDGPGKPGSKRATAGEPVKAEAPPTTVYMHTLVGNPENPRTDADYSNDDSDFRELKESMKSVGQLQPAVAMSREAFLLVKPEHGQALGDAQWVVILGNRRFHAAKQLGWTKFEIRVRDRLGNEDDDKLDEAVVIENIHRKNIPPYKEAEFLQRMVERHGSQEKVAERIGKSQMYVSNRLALLNLPPELQDAVDTKQLKVKTAEKIAKIQDPEQQKAIAAEELRKAQAPKAPRKRAAAPVAPPVQNPVLNEAHNTEETAAAGISVPARPTLVVPEPRLHETSPEDTATAVPWHDGAALMDMAFERLDPVQRSEFILRYFRRSTGVEAVITDMRGDLSPQARASLAAILQQVATGLLRDA; translated from the coding sequence ATGGCGACGAAGAAGCCCTGGGCCGACCTTCTCGACGGGCCGGGCAAGCCCGGCAGCAAGCGAGCCACTGCAGGCGAGCCGGTCAAGGCAGAAGCACCGCCGACCACCGTCTACATGCACACCCTGGTCGGCAACCCCGAGAACCCGCGCACCGACGCCGACTACAGCAACGACGACTCCGACTTCCGCGAGCTTAAGGAGTCGATGAAGTCCGTCGGACAGCTCCAGCCGGCCGTCGCCATGTCCCGCGAAGCGTTTCTCCTAGTCAAGCCTGAGCACGGCCAGGCTCTCGGCGACGCGCAGTGGGTCGTCATCCTCGGCAACCGGCGCTTCCACGCGGCCAAGCAGCTCGGCTGGACGAAGTTCGAGATCCGGGTCCGCGACCGCCTCGGCAACGAAGACGACGACAAGCTCGACGAAGCCGTCGTCATTGAGAACATCCACCGCAAGAACATCCCTCCCTACAAGGAGGCCGAGTTCCTGCAGCGGATGGTCGAACGCCACGGCTCCCAGGAGAAGGTCGCGGAGCGCATCGGCAAGTCGCAGATGTACGTCTCCAACCGCTTGGCCCTGCTCAACCTGCCGCCCGAGCTCCAGGACGCCGTCGACACAAAGCAGCTCAAGGTGAAGACGGCCGAGAAGATCGCCAAGATCCAGGACCCGGAACAGCAGAAGGCCATTGCTGCCGAGGAGCTGCGCAAGGCCCAGGCACCGAAGGCCCCGCGGAAGCGCGCGGCCGCTCCGGTGGCTCCGCCGGTTCAAAACCCGGTTTTGAACGAGGCCCACAACACAGAGGAAACAGCCGCCGCTGGCATCTCTGTCCCGGCCCGCCCTACCCTCGTTGTGCCCGAGCCGCGCCTACATGAGACCAGTCCCGAAGACACTGCGACTGCCGTGCCATGGCACGACGGAGCGGCTCTCATGGACATGGCCTTCGAACGGCTCGACCCCGTCCAGCGAAGTGAGTTCATCCTCCGCTACTTCCGTCGCAGCACTGGAGTCGAGGCCGTCATCACAGACATGCGGGGAGATCTCTCACCACAGGCTCGCGCCTCTCTCGCAGCTATCCTCCAGCAGGTCGCCACCGGCCTTCTCCGAGACGCCTAG
- a CDS encoding transposase → MERVVFDRLLQHCKDAGLVVAGGKQRTDSTHVISAVRDLNRLELAGESVRAALEALAVAAPAWLAGQIDVTEFAERYGPRIDGWKMPSSQAKRDRLAQVFGQDALALCQAAWAADAPVWVREIEAVALLRQVLVQTYIIRSDARGRQVIKKRDADDGVPPGQLRLVSPYDADARWAAKGDDLFWCGYKIHLTETCTTPPDTDTDTDADAGTGVMPNLITDVHTTDATVPDVKVTAPIQHKLAEHGVKPGEHYLDSGYPSADLITKAMKQGVHMVTPVLLDRSAQAKAAAGFDKTAFTINWKTRQVRCPAGQTSSHWNPVKQHGKDAIVITFSVLTCRECPFQQQCTASKLGRRMLTPRPEELHENLARARAEQKSETWKNKYALRAGVAGTINQALDITGIRQARYRGLPKVRLQHAFSATALNIVRLDAHWTTGPLDRTRRSSRLERLSYRLSA, encoded by the coding sequence ATGGAACGGGTCGTCTTCGACCGGCTCCTTCAGCACTGCAAGGACGCCGGGCTGGTGGTGGCCGGGGGTAAGCAGCGAACCGACTCGACCCATGTGATCAGCGCGGTGCGGGACCTGAACCGCCTGGAGTTGGCCGGCGAGAGTGTGCGGGCGGCTCTGGAGGCCCTCGCGGTCGCGGCCCCGGCCTGGTTGGCCGGGCAGATCGACGTGACGGAGTTCGCCGAGCGGTACGGGCCCAGGATCGACGGCTGGAAGATGCCTTCCTCGCAGGCCAAGCGCGATCGCCTCGCCCAGGTCTTCGGCCAGGACGCCCTCGCCTTGTGCCAGGCCGCCTGGGCTGCTGACGCCCCGGTGTGGGTCCGTGAGATCGAGGCCGTGGCCCTGCTGCGGCAGGTCCTGGTGCAGACCTACATCATCCGCAGCGATGCCCGGGGACGGCAGGTGATCAAGAAGCGGGACGCCGACGACGGCGTCCCGCCCGGTCAACTCCGCCTGGTCTCCCCCTACGACGCGGACGCACGCTGGGCGGCCAAGGGCGACGATCTCTTCTGGTGCGGCTACAAGATCCATCTCACGGAAACCTGCACCACACCCCCCGACACCGACACCGACACCGACGCGGACGCCGGGACAGGGGTGATGCCGAACCTGATCACCGATGTGCACACCACCGACGCGACGGTGCCGGACGTGAAGGTGACCGCGCCGATCCAGCACAAGCTCGCCGAGCACGGGGTCAAGCCCGGCGAGCACTACCTCGACTCCGGCTACCCGTCGGCCGACCTGATCACCAAAGCCATGAAGCAGGGCGTCCACATGGTCACCCCGGTCCTCCTGGACCGCTCCGCGCAGGCCAAGGCCGCCGCCGGCTTCGACAAGACCGCCTTCACCATCAACTGGAAGACCCGCCAGGTCCGCTGCCCCGCCGGCCAGACCAGCTCCCACTGGAACCCCGTCAAGCAGCATGGCAAGGACGCCATCGTGATCACCTTCAGCGTCCTGACCTGCCGCGAGTGCCCCTTCCAGCAGCAGTGCACCGCCTCGAAACTCGGACGGCGCATGCTCACCCCGCGGCCCGAGGAACTCCACGAGAACCTCGCCCGGGCCCGCGCCGAACAGAAGAGCGAGACCTGGAAGAACAAGTACGCCCTCCGCGCCGGCGTCGCGGGCACCATCAACCAGGCCCTCGACATCACCGGCATCCGCCAGGCCCGCTACCGCGGCCTGCCGAAAGTCCGCCTCCAACACGCCTTCTCCGCCACCGCACTCAACATCGTCAGACTCGACGCCCACTGGACCACCGGCCCCCTCGACCGCACCCGCCGCAGCAGCAGACTCGAACGGCTCAGCTACCGACTCTCCGCCTGA
- a CDS encoding IS256 family transposase: protein MALSQHDLLRLLESLRSGDGLELVRGVAERMLQELIEAEATARIGAEWNEHTETRTALRNGHRDKTLTTQAGDLDLAIPKLRSGSFFPALLERRRRIDQALYAVIMEAYVHGVSTRSVDDLVKALGADTGVSKSEVSRICQDLDGQLTAFRSRPLDHVRFPYVYLDATYCKARVEHQIVSRAVVIATGITEEGGREVLGVMVGDSETEVFWTEFLRHLRERGLSGVRLVIGDHHLGLVKAIRKVMLGAAYQRCRVHFLRNVFSVINKEAGEMAAATIRTIFAQPTADAVRAQLDTVADMLGKQFPKVKEMLLEAKDDLTAFAAFPERHWKKIQSTNPLERINREVKRRTDVVQVFPNDDALLRLVTAVLFELHDKWIAFPRRYLPEGSMDQLYPAKLPKNAPALPNTTNTTAE, encoded by the coding sequence GTGGCCCTGTCACAGCATGACCTACTCCGGTTGCTGGAGTCACTACGTTCGGGGGACGGGCTAGAACTCGTTCGGGGTGTGGCCGAGCGGATGCTCCAGGAGCTGATCGAGGCCGAGGCCACCGCGAGGATCGGCGCGGAATGGAACGAGCACACCGAGACGCGCACCGCGCTCCGCAACGGCCACCGCGACAAGACGCTGACCACCCAGGCCGGCGACCTGGACCTCGCGATCCCCAAACTGCGGTCGGGGAGCTTCTTCCCCGCGCTTCTGGAACGGCGCCGTCGCATCGACCAGGCGTTATACGCGGTGATTATGGAGGCTTACGTCCACGGCGTGTCGACCCGGTCGGTCGACGACCTGGTCAAGGCCCTCGGCGCGGACACCGGGGTCTCCAAGAGCGAGGTCTCGCGGATCTGCCAGGACCTGGACGGTCAGCTGACCGCGTTCCGCAGCCGGCCCCTGGACCATGTCCGGTTCCCCTACGTCTATCTGGATGCGACCTACTGCAAGGCGAGGGTCGAGCACCAGATCGTCTCCCGGGCCGTGGTCATCGCCACCGGCATCACCGAGGAGGGCGGCCGGGAAGTGCTGGGAGTGATGGTCGGCGACAGCGAGACCGAGGTGTTCTGGACCGAGTTCCTGCGTCACCTGCGCGAACGCGGACTGAGCGGGGTCCGCCTCGTCATCGGCGACCACCACCTGGGACTGGTCAAGGCCATCCGCAAGGTCATGCTCGGAGCCGCCTACCAGCGCTGCAGGGTTCACTTCCTGCGCAACGTGTTCAGCGTGATCAACAAGGAAGCGGGCGAGATGGCCGCCGCGACGATCCGCACGATCTTCGCCCAGCCCACCGCCGACGCGGTCCGGGCCCAGCTCGACACCGTCGCCGACATGCTCGGCAAACAGTTCCCAAAGGTCAAGGAGATGCTCCTGGAGGCCAAGGACGACCTGACCGCCTTCGCCGCCTTCCCCGAGCGACATTGGAAGAAGATCCAGTCCACGAACCCGCTGGAACGGATCAACCGCGAGGTCAAGCGCCGCACCGACGTCGTCCAGGTCTTCCCCAACGACGACGCGCTCCTGCGACTGGTCACCGCCGTGCTCTTCGAACTGCACGACAAGTGGATCGCCTTCCCCCGCCGTTACCTGCCCGAGGGAAGCATGGACCAGCTCTACCCCGCCAAGCTCCCCAAAAACGCCCCCGCGCTACCCAACACCACCAACACGACCGCCGAATGA
- a CDS encoding ParA family protein codes for MARITALINRKGGVGKSTLTVNTAAITAHVLGAPPEGDPHYVAAVSADPQGSTTWWSERVGHELPFSFEQINSKDDLELFSALKKSRKIKHAFIDTPGWMDLPDDEKEEAGDPFGKSTAADAMRAVLANADDIIVPVEPEPLGFMPTRDTIEEVVKPLGIPYLVVINNWDPRDGEADLDQTKDFIRSQGWNLANTVVRHYKVHTRAALEGSVVTQYKKNRVAMEAREDFYQLALELGAGKKGAR; via the coding sequence ATGGCACGGATCACCGCGCTCATCAACCGCAAGGGTGGAGTCGGGAAGTCGACTCTCACCGTCAACACTGCGGCCATCACCGCCCACGTCTTGGGCGCGCCCCCCGAGGGCGACCCCCACTACGTCGCAGCCGTCTCCGCCGACCCTCAGGGCTCCACCACCTGGTGGTCGGAACGAGTCGGCCACGAGCTGCCCTTCTCCTTCGAGCAGATCAACTCCAAGGACGACCTGGAGCTCTTCTCCGCTCTAAAGAAGTCCCGCAAGATCAAGCACGCCTTCATCGACACCCCGGGCTGGATGGACCTCCCCGACGACGAGAAGGAAGAAGCTGGCGACCCGTTCGGCAAGAGCACCGCCGCCGACGCCATGCGCGCCGTGCTGGCCAACGCCGACGACATCATCGTCCCCGTCGAGCCCGAGCCTCTTGGGTTCATGCCGACCCGCGACACCATCGAGGAAGTGGTCAAGCCTCTCGGCATCCCCTACCTCGTCGTCATCAACAACTGGGACCCGCGCGACGGCGAAGCCGACCTTGACCAGACCAAGGACTTCATCCGGTCGCAGGGCTGGAACCTGGCCAACACCGTCGTCCGCCACTACAAGGTCCACACCCGGGCGGCTCTCGAAGGCAGTGTCGTCACCCAGTACAAGAAGAACCGGGTCGCGATGGAAGCCCGCGAGGACTTTTACCAGCTCGCCCTCGAGCTCGGCGCTGGCAAGAAGGGTGCGCGCTGA
- a CDS encoding transposase, which produces MSMRPVGLPEVPEQTVMVARAAFPKGSLAIRVRDRLAEVFVDEPFAEAFGVRGAPGLSPGVLSLVTVLQFAEDLTDRQAAAMAVRAIDWKYALGVELTTSASTPACCAGSGHGSRTTAWNGSSSTGSFSTARTPGWWWPGVSSEPTRPM; this is translated from the coding sequence ATGTCGATGCGGCCGGTGGGGCTGCCGGAGGTCCCGGAACAGACCGTGATGGTGGCCCGGGCGGCGTTCCCGAAGGGGAGCCTGGCGATACGGGTGCGGGACCGCCTCGCGGAGGTCTTCGTTGATGAGCCGTTCGCGGAGGCGTTCGGGGTGCGCGGGGCGCCGGGATTGTCGCCTGGGGTGTTGTCGCTGGTGACGGTGTTGCAGTTCGCGGAGGACCTGACGGACCGGCAGGCCGCGGCGATGGCGGTACGGGCGATCGACTGGAAGTACGCGCTCGGGGTGGAGTTGACGACATCGGCTTCGACGCCAGCGTGCTGTGCCGGTTCCGGGCACGGCTCGCGGACAACGGCATGGAACGGGTCGTCTTCGACCGGCTCCTTCAGCACTGCAAGGACGCCGGGCTGGTGGTGGCCGGGGGTAAGCAGCGAACCGACTCGACCCATGTGA
- a CDS encoding DUF4344 domain-containing metallopeptidase, with protein sequence MTRYEEATGSDREDAAFLRERRLTEEAAVAVADLVTVDRPIPLVVRSCDGAGSSYDPEARRMEICYEEVSEVRDLFRQDGNQRADDEVAAVLLETIFHETAHALIDVLDLRVPGREEDFADQFAALMLLDKGAVGELRLRAAAEAWRLLAEITEDADDSGEDEHSPDRERSVNELCYVYGSAPGRHRDLVSPDALPVGRAEGCVREWATVRGTWLNALGPALREG encoded by the coding sequence ATGACCCGATACGAGGAGGCGACGGGCTCCGATCGGGAGGACGCTGCTTTCCTGCGCGAACGGAGGCTGACGGAGGAGGCCGCTGTGGCGGTTGCCGACTTGGTCACGGTGGACCGGCCGATACCTCTCGTCGTCCGGTCCTGTGACGGTGCGGGGTCCTCGTACGATCCGGAGGCGCGTCGTATGGAGATCTGTTACGAGGAAGTCTCCGAAGTACGGGACCTTTTCCGGCAGGACGGGAACCAACGGGCCGATGACGAAGTCGCGGCAGTGCTCCTGGAAACAATCTTCCATGAAACCGCCCACGCCCTCATCGACGTCCTCGATCTGCGGGTGCCGGGAAGGGAGGAGGACTTTGCCGACCAGTTCGCCGCCCTGATGCTGCTGGACAAGGGCGCTGTCGGCGAACTGCGGCTACGTGCAGCGGCAGAGGCGTGGCGCCTCTTGGCGGAGATAACCGAGGACGCCGACGACAGCGGCGAGGATGAGCACTCCCCGGATCGCGAGCGTTCCGTCAACGAACTCTGCTACGTCTATGGTTCCGCTCCCGGCCGTCACCGGGACCTTGTCAGCCCGGATGCTCTCCCTGTCGGCCGTGCGGAAGGCTGCGTCAGGGAGTGGGCCACCGTACGCGGCACCTGGTTGAATGCGCTGGGACCTGCGCTGCGCGAGGGGTGA